The Levilactobacillus namurensis genomic interval TGGCGAGCCCGCCTAGCCCTAAGCCTAAGCCGGCTAGGACCAGGGTTATGGTTTTTTGTATGATAAATTCCTCCCCAGGATATCGATAGTTGATAACCCTTTCAGTATAAGAGTCACCATCCCGATATTCAATCACTATCTTGGTGGACCGCACGAATAGTTTCCGCTTATCGTTGAATACCCGGTACCTTAATTAAGCGACTTAACCAGCGGTTGACCGGAGGCGTTAAAACCGGCTATACTGCAGACATTAAAGATTAGAGAGGTGCATGACACGAAAATGACAAACCCAAATATCGTTACCTATCCCGCAGTTTTTACCGCTACTGAAGACGACGGGTATTTCGTAACATTCCCCGATATTGACCGCGCAACGACTAGCGGACAGAGCTTAGGTGAGAGCTTAGTCAATGCGACGACCGTTCTAGGCCGGGCGCTTAAAGATCACCGCGACGACTTACCAGTAGCGACCACGTTAACTGAATTGACGCACCAACATCCAACTGAGTTCATTCAGTTCGTGGCAGTGGATTTAGACCACGCGCCGGAACAGAGCTTACCAGAAGACACGGACGAAATTCGGGTCG includes:
- a CDS encoding type II toxin-antitoxin system HicB family antitoxin; this encodes MTNPNIVTYPAVFTATEDDGYFVTFPDIDRATTSGQSLGESLVNATTVLGRALKDHRDDLPVATTLTELTHQHPTEFIQFVAVDLDHAPEQSLPEDTDEIRVAG